A window from Meiothermus sp. CFH 77666 encodes these proteins:
- a CDS encoding DUF294 nucleotidyltransferase-like domain-containing protein translates to MGLEGALRRVRFAPGEVILSPAQPEAEGLFVVYQGAVRLEQDGQGVAWLEPGEAFGYPSLLGQQPPSLTVRAEGEAECLLLSKEAFRRLLERPAFALFFSARLAERLRLLQPAALSLPDLGQEAREVAEAAVWLEAEASVAQAARRMRDTGVSALLLRTPTGLAILTDRDLRNRVLAEERPSSAPALSVASAPARTLPARAPLYEALAYMEAQGIHHLPLVEGDRVVGLLTDRLFLRRWLQTPLALLRRLEEGSDLGLLAEYRERLHGIVRQMLAAGFSLPAITRQVSLLNDALTRSLLRLAEARLGPPPCPYAWLALGSEGRTEQALLTDQDNALAYQNPQARPYFQTLAQQVLSGLMEAGFPPCPGGYMADRWGYALSEWEAHFRAWLAEPQGDALLEAQIFLDFRPIAGSLSLEPLHHYLRQAARSRHFLTALARSALVFTPPLGFLGRIHWEEGQVNLKKGGLAAIVALARVYGLEAGSLARPTLERLRAAAEARLLPREEAEDLSEAFVFLSHLRLKHQLEALSRGQPPSNRVAQSSLSPREQQMLRQVFWRIRQAQQALAGRFRLQLL, encoded by the coding sequence GTGGGCCTCGAGGGGGCCTTGCGCCGGGTGCGTTTTGCACCGGGCGAGGTGATCCTTTCCCCGGCCCAGCCCGAGGCCGAGGGGCTATTTGTGGTCTACCAGGGGGCGGTGCGCCTCGAGCAGGACGGACAGGGGGTGGCCTGGCTCGAGCCCGGCGAGGCTTTTGGCTACCCCTCGCTCTTGGGCCAGCAGCCCCCCAGCCTGACGGTGCGGGCCGAGGGCGAGGCCGAGTGCTTGCTTTTGAGCAAGGAAGCCTTCCGCCGCCTTTTGGAAAGACCTGCCTTTGCCCTCTTCTTCAGTGCCCGTCTGGCCGAGCGGCTCCGGCTTTTGCAGCCTGCGGCCCTGAGCCTGCCCGACCTGGGGCAAGAGGCCCGCGAGGTGGCCGAAGCGGCAGTCTGGCTCGAGGCCGAAGCAAGTGTGGCCCAGGCCGCCCGCCGCATGCGCGACACCGGGGTGAGCGCCCTGCTCCTGCGCACGCCAACCGGCCTGGCCATCCTTACCGACCGCGACCTGCGCAACCGGGTGCTGGCCGAGGAGCGGCCCTCCAGCGCCCCCGCCCTCTCGGTGGCCAGCGCTCCGGCCCGCACCCTGCCGGCCCGCGCCCCCCTCTACGAAGCCCTGGCCTACATGGAGGCGCAGGGCATCCACCACCTGCCCCTGGTGGAGGGGGATAGGGTGGTGGGCCTCCTGACCGACCGGCTCTTTTTGCGCCGCTGGTTGCAGACCCCGCTGGCCCTGCTGCGCCGCCTGGAGGAAGGGAGCGACCTCGGTCTACTGGCCGAGTACCGCGAGCGGCTTCACGGCATCGTGCGGCAGATGTTGGCCGCAGGCTTCAGTCTGCCGGCCATCACCCGCCAGGTGAGCCTGCTGAACGACGCCCTCACCCGGAGCCTCCTGCGCCTCGCTGAAGCCCGCTTGGGCCCGCCCCCCTGCCCCTACGCCTGGCTGGCCCTGGGCTCCGAGGGCCGCACCGAGCAGGCCCTCCTGACCGACCAGGACAACGCCCTGGCCTACCAGAACCCCCAGGCCCGCCCCTACTTCCAGACCCTGGCCCAGCAGGTGCTCTCCGGGCTAATGGAGGCTGGGTTCCCCCCCTGCCCCGGGGGCTACATGGCCGACCGCTGGGGCTACGCCCTTTCTGAGTGGGAGGCCCACTTTCGCGCCTGGCTTGCGGAACCCCAAGGGGATGCGCTTTTGGAGGCGCAGATTTTTCTGGACTTTCGCCCGATTGCCGGCTCGCTCTCGCTGGAGCCCCTGCACCACTACCTGCGCCAGGCCGCCAGGAGCCGCCATTTCCTGACCGCCCTGGCCCGCTCGGCCCTGGTCTTCACCCCGCCGCTGGGGTTTCTGGGCCGCATCCACTGGGAGGAGGGCCAGGTCAACCTGAAGAAAGGGGGCCTGGCGGCCATCGTGGCGCTGGCCCGGGTGTATGGCCTCGAGGCTGGCTCGCTGGCCCGCCCCACCCTGGAGCGCCTGCGGGCCGCCGCCGAGGCCAGGCTCCTCCCCAGGGAAGAAGCCGAAGACCTGAGCGAGGCGTTTGTGTTCCTCTCCCACCTGCGCCTCAAGCACCAGCTCGAGGCCCTGAGCCGGGGCCAGCCCCCCTCCAACCGCGTGGCCCAATCCTCCCTCAGCCCCCGCGAGCAGCAGATGCTGCGCCAGGTCTTCTGGCGCATCCGCCAGGCCCAGCAGGCGTTGGCGGGGCGGTTTCGGTTGCAGTTGTTGTGA
- a CDS encoding glutamine synthetase family protein yields MAQSAEEKLNWLAQKVSAGEIETVLVAFPDHYGRLMGKRFEAEFFVEHVAHHGTHGCDYLLTTDMEMEPVQGYRFANWELGYGDFHLVPDLATLRPATWLEKSAIVLCDLEDERTHALVEVAPRTLLKRQLERAQALGYTVMAASELEYYLYQIPYQEAHRQGYAGLEPAGYYLEDYHLMQGTREEPFTAAARRHLKASGIPVENSKGEWGLGQHEVNVRYAEALEMADRHVLFKQCLKEIADSMGLSVTFMAKPHHGQAGSSSHIHLSLWKDGQNAFAGEESYGPVKGSKVFGQFLAGWIAHVPDLMPFYAPTVNSYKRYEDGSWAPTRLAWSYDNRTAGFRVVGHGSSLRIECRIGGADLNPYLALAAALASGLDGLERNLTPPAIFQGDIYQARHLPRVPYTLGEAVEGFAQSAFAKAALGEAAHEHYTHFFRTEWQAFNRAVTDWERKRYFERI; encoded by the coding sequence ATGGCGCAAAGCGCCGAAGAAAAACTCAACTGGCTGGCACAAAAGGTAAGCGCGGGCGAGATTGAGACCGTGCTGGTGGCCTTTCCTGACCACTACGGGCGGCTCATGGGCAAGCGCTTCGAGGCCGAGTTCTTCGTGGAGCACGTGGCCCACCACGGCACCCACGGCTGCGACTACCTGCTCACCACCGACATGGAGATGGAGCCGGTGCAGGGCTACCGCTTTGCCAACTGGGAGCTGGGCTACGGCGACTTTCACCTGGTGCCCGACCTGGCCACCCTGCGGCCCGCGACCTGGCTCGAGAAAAGCGCCATTGTGCTCTGCGACCTGGAAGACGAGCGCACCCACGCGCTGGTGGAGGTAGCGCCCCGCACGCTGCTGAAGCGCCAGCTCGAGCGGGCCCAAGCCCTGGGTTACACGGTGATGGCCGCCTCGGAGCTGGAATACTACCTGTACCAGATTCCCTACCAGGAAGCCCACCGGCAGGGCTATGCTGGCCTCGAGCCCGCCGGCTACTACCTGGAGGACTATCACCTGATGCAGGGCACCCGCGAGGAGCCCTTTACCGCTGCGGCGCGGCGGCACCTCAAGGCCTCGGGGATCCCGGTGGAGAACTCCAAGGGCGAGTGGGGCCTGGGGCAGCACGAGGTCAATGTGCGCTACGCCGAGGCCCTGGAAATGGCCGACCGGCACGTGCTGTTCAAACAGTGCCTCAAGGAAATTGCCGACAGCATGGGCCTCTCGGTGACCTTCATGGCCAAGCCCCACCACGGCCAGGCGGGCTCCTCCAGCCACATCCACCTTTCGCTCTGGAAAGATGGGCAGAACGCCTTTGCCGGGGAGGAAAGCTACGGGCCGGTGAAGGGGTCTAAGGTCTTCGGGCAGTTTCTGGCGGGCTGGATTGCCCACGTACCCGACCTGATGCCCTTCTACGCCCCCACGGTGAACTCTTACAAGCGCTACGAGGACGGCTCCTGGGCCCCCACCCGGCTGGCCTGGAGCTACGACAACCGCACCGCCGGGTTCCGGGTGGTGGGGCACGGCTCTTCGTTGCGCATCGAGTGCCGCATCGGCGGGGCCGACCTGAACCCTTATCTGGCGCTGGCTGCGGCCCTGGCTTCTGGCCTGGATGGCCTCGAGCGAAACCTCACCCCACCCGCCATCTTCCAGGGCGACATCTACCAGGCCCGCCACCTGCCCCGCGTACCCTACACCCTGGGCGAGGCGGTGGAGGGCTTCGCGCAGAGCGCCTTCGCCAAAGCGGCGCTGGGCGAGGCCGCCCACGAGCACTACACCCACTTCTTCCGCACCGAGTGGCAGGCCTTCAACCGGGCCGTGACCGACTGGGAGCGCAAGCGGTATTTCGAGCGTATATAA
- a CDS encoding aldehyde dehydrogenase family protein has product MTKTTQKTISPVDGRVYVERELAGPEELEAALARAAQAQKAWAKTPLEERMGVVSRMVEVMQGAVDAVAEELTWQMGRPIRYSPKEITGGFAERARYMTRIAPAALKDVPVDELPGFTRFIRREPLGVVLVLAPWNYPYLTSVNTIVPALLAGNVVLLKHSAQTPLVAERYAWAFQEAGLPEGVFQYLHMDHDLVAQAIADPRVAFVAFTGSVAGGRAVERAAAGHFKGVALELGGKDPAYVRPDADLEFSAVNLVDGAMFNSGQSCCGVERIYVHEAIYEPFLEAFVAETLKLRLGNPLDPETTLGPMVRTEAAEFVRGQIAEAVAQGAKALIDPRHFPADAPGTPYLAPQVLVDVNHRMRVMVEESFGPVVGIMKVRSDEEALALMNDSPYGLTASIWSRDEGAALELGAGIETGTVFLNRCDYLDPALAWTGVKESGRGCSLSMLGYEQLTRPKSYHLRKA; this is encoded by the coding sequence GTGACCAAAACCACTCAAAAAACCATCAGCCCGGTGGATGGGCGGGTCTATGTCGAGCGGGAACTGGCTGGGCCAGAAGAGCTCGAGGCCGCCCTGGCCCGCGCCGCCCAGGCGCAAAAAGCCTGGGCCAAAACCCCGCTGGAAGAGCGGATGGGTGTCGTAAGTCGAATGGTAGAGGTGATGCAGGGGGCAGTGGACGCGGTGGCCGAAGAGCTCACCTGGCAGATGGGCCGCCCCATCCGCTATAGCCCAAAGGAGATTACGGGCGGCTTTGCCGAGCGGGCCCGCTACATGACCCGCATCGCCCCGGCGGCCTTGAAGGACGTTCCGGTGGATGAACTGCCGGGTTTCACCCGCTTCATCCGGCGGGAGCCTCTGGGGGTGGTGCTGGTGCTGGCCCCCTGGAACTACCCCTACCTGACCTCGGTCAATACCATCGTGCCGGCCCTCCTGGCCGGGAACGTGGTGCTCTTGAAGCACTCTGCCCAGACCCCCCTGGTGGCCGAGCGCTACGCCTGGGCCTTCCAGGAGGCCGGACTGCCCGAGGGGGTCTTCCAGTACCTGCACATGGACCACGACCTGGTGGCCCAGGCCATTGCCGACCCACGGGTGGCCTTCGTGGCCTTTACCGGCTCTGTGGCCGGGGGGCGGGCGGTGGAGCGGGCCGCGGCGGGGCACTTCAAGGGGGTGGCGCTGGAGCTGGGCGGCAAGGATCCGGCCTACGTGCGCCCGGACGCCGACCTCGAGTTCAGTGCGGTGAACCTGGTGGACGGGGCCATGTTCAACTCGGGCCAGTCCTGCTGCGGGGTGGAGCGCATCTACGTGCACGAGGCCATTTACGAGCCCTTCCTGGAGGCTTTTGTGGCCGAGACCCTGAAGCTCAGGCTGGGCAACCCCTTAGACCCCGAGACCACCCTGGGCCCCATGGTGCGCACCGAGGCCGCTGAGTTCGTGCGGGGCCAGATTGCCGAGGCGGTGGCCCAGGGTGCGAAGGCCCTCATAGACCCTCGCCACTTCCCCGCCGACGCCCCCGGCACCCCCTACCTGGCACCCCAGGTGCTGGTGGACGTGAACCACCGGATGCGGGTCATGGTGGAGGAAAGCTTTGGCCCGGTGGTGGGGATTATGAAAGTGCGAAGCGACGAGGAAGCCCTGGCCCTGATGAACGACTCCCCCTACGGCCTTACCGCCTCCATCTGGAGCCGGGACGAGGGGGCCGCGCTGGAGCTTGGAGCGGGCATAGAGACCGGCACGGTCTTCCTCAACCGCTGCGACTACCTCGACCCCGCCCTGGCCTGGACCGGCGTCAAGGAGTCCGGGCGGGGCTGCTCGCTCTCCATGCTGGGCTACGAGCAGCTGACCCGGCCCAAGTCGTATCATCTGCGTAAGGCTTGA
- a CDS encoding gamma-glutamyl-gamma-aminobutyrate hydrolase translates to MKVAVLVCDDPPPGLEGIAGDYPAMFERLLGLALTPFDVRKGAYPARVEDFSGYLITGSRASVYDPLPWIPPLEDFVRAIAASQSRLVGVCFGHQMIGQALGGKVERWPLGWGVGVHRFSVYQKAPWMTPPLEEVRLILSCQDQITVLPPGAVVLGGSEFSPHAFIQVGENVLGMQPHPEFPKAFAEALLEQRRERVGEARYAEARASFALEPTAKEVAGWIRSFLATGPS, encoded by the coding sequence ATGAAGGTTGCTGTTTTGGTCTGCGACGACCCCCCACCGGGCCTCGAGGGCATTGCGGGCGACTACCCCGCCATGTTCGAGCGGCTCCTGGGCCTGGCCCTCACCCCCTTCGACGTGCGAAAGGGAGCCTACCCCGCCCGGGTGGAAGATTTTTCGGGTTACCTGATTACTGGCTCCCGCGCCTCGGTTTACGACCCCCTGCCCTGGATACCCCCCCTGGAAGACTTCGTGCGGGCGATAGCGGCCTCCCAGAGCCGCTTGGTGGGGGTCTGTTTTGGGCACCAGATGATCGGGCAGGCCCTGGGGGGTAAGGTGGAGCGCTGGCCCCTGGGCTGGGGGGTGGGGGTGCACCGGTTTTCGGTGTACCAGAAGGCTCCCTGGATGACGCCGCCGCTGGAGGAAGTCCGGCTGATCCTTTCCTGCCAGGACCAGATTACCGTGCTCCCGCCGGGGGCGGTGGTGCTGGGGGGGAGCGAGTTCAGCCCCCATGCCTTTATTCAGGTAGGGGAGAACGTGCTGGGGATGCAGCCCCACCCCGAGTTTCCAAAAGCCTTTGCTGAAGCGCTGCTCGAGCAGCGGCGCGAGCGGGTGGGCGAGGCCCGCTACGCCGAGGCCAGGGCCAGCTTTGCCTTGGAGCCCACCGCGAAGGAGGTGGCGGGCTGGATTCGGAGTTTTCTCGCTACCGGGCCTTCCTGA
- the eat gene encoding ethanolamine permease, producing the protein MDNKPKEVRGAHYVDVDNTYLEKRRLRKSAGWVLLWGLGVGAVISGDFFGWNFGLAAGGFGGLLLATIVVAVMYVTMVLSIAELSTALPHAGGFYSFTRNAFGPNWAYLNGVTDLIEYVITPAVIVVGIAGYMNALIPGVPAWIWWAVFYAIFVGINIRGTALTLRVSLIVTLLALAVLVFFYVAAGFSGAFSWDKVFNIAPAEGGSSFLPFGWYGVFAALPFAIWFYLAIEQLPLAAEESHDVVRDMPRALILGILTLLVLSVLTLILNTGVAGAKEVGESGAPLELGFKAVFGDAATSTFLTLIAITGLVASFHAIIYAYGRLIFALSRAGYLPTGLSIVSRYHTPHFALILGAVVGFLMCVLISTFSDSVGAALLNMAVFGAVISYAMVMFAYIRLARTRPDLPRPYKSPLGVPGAWVGAILALVCLGATFAVESYRPGVVGTAVFVVLMMAYYWFYSRFRLVAQAPEEEAALIAEAQREIR; encoded by the coding sequence ATGGACAACAAACCCAAAGAAGTACGCGGGGCACACTACGTAGATGTAGACAACACCTATCTGGAGAAGCGGCGCCTGCGCAAGAGCGCGGGCTGGGTGCTTTTGTGGGGCCTGGGGGTGGGGGCGGTTATCTCGGGCGACTTCTTCGGCTGGAACTTCGGGCTGGCTGCGGGGGGCTTTGGCGGGCTTTTGCTGGCCACCATCGTGGTAGCGGTGATGTATGTGACCATGGTGCTCTCCATCGCCGAGCTCTCCACCGCCCTGCCCCACGCCGGAGGCTTTTACTCCTTCACCCGCAACGCCTTTGGCCCCAACTGGGCCTATCTGAACGGGGTGACCGACCTCATCGAGTACGTGATCACCCCAGCGGTGATTGTGGTGGGCATTGCGGGCTACATGAACGCCCTGATCCCGGGGGTGCCGGCCTGGATCTGGTGGGCGGTCTTTTACGCTATCTTTGTGGGTATCAATATCCGCGGCACCGCCCTGACCCTCCGGGTCTCGCTGATCGTGACCCTGCTGGCGCTGGCGGTGCTGGTCTTTTTCTACGTAGCCGCCGGGTTCTCCGGTGCGTTTAGCTGGGATAAGGTCTTTAACATTGCGCCGGCAGAGGGGGGCTCGAGCTTCCTCCCCTTCGGCTGGTACGGGGTTTTTGCGGCCCTGCCCTTTGCCATCTGGTTCTACCTGGCCATCGAGCAGTTACCCCTGGCCGCCGAGGAGTCGCACGACGTGGTGCGCGACATGCCCCGGGCGCTTATTCTGGGCATCCTGACCCTGCTGGTGCTCTCGGTGCTGACCCTGATTCTCAATACCGGCGTGGCGGGTGCCAAGGAAGTAGGGGAGTCGGGCGCCCCCCTGGAACTCGGCTTCAAGGCAGTCTTTGGTGATGCGGCGACCAGCACCTTCCTGACGCTCATTGCCATTACCGGCTTGGTGGCCAGCTTCCACGCCATCATCTACGCCTACGGGCGGCTCATTTTTGCCCTCTCGAGGGCCGGCTATCTGCCTACCGGGCTTTCCATCGTGAGCCGCTACCACACCCCGCACTTTGCGCTCATCCTGGGTGCGGTGGTGGGCTTCTTGATGTGCGTGCTGATCAGCACCTTCTCCGATAGCGTGGGGGCCGCGCTTTTGAACATGGCGGTCTTTGGTGCGGTGATCTCCTATGCCATGGTGATGTTCGCCTATATCCGCCTGGCCCGCACCCGCCCCGATCTGCCCCGGCCCTACAAGAGCCCCCTGGGCGTGCCGGGGGCCTGGGTGGGGGCCATTCTGGCACTGGTCTGCCTGGGCGCTACCTTCGCGGTGGAGAGCTACCGGCCCGGCGTGGTGGGCACTGCCGTCTTCGTGGTGCTGATGATGGCCTACTACTGGTTCTATAGCCGCTTCCGCCTGGTGGCCCAGGCCCCCGAGGAAGAGGCCGCCCTCATTGCCGAGGCGCAGCGGGAGATTCGTTAA
- a CDS encoding glucose 1-dehydrogenase has translation MQLTDKVALITGAASGIGLEAALLFAREGARVVTVDVSEKGQETAERIRAAGGQAHFVQADVSKAADAERMVQEAEQAFGRLDILFNNAGISHADDDDAIHTSEAVWDLTFAVNVKGVFLGCKYGIPALRRAGGGVVINTASFVAFLGAATPQLAYTASKGAVLSMTRELAVIHARENIRVNALCPGPLQTELLMKYLNTPEKRQRRLVHIPMGRFGQASEIAQAALFLASPSSSFMTGAALLVDGGITAAYVTPE, from the coding sequence ATGCAACTAACCGATAAGGTGGCCCTCATCACCGGCGCTGCAAGCGGGATTGGCCTCGAGGCGGCCCTGCTCTTCGCCCGCGAGGGGGCACGGGTGGTAACGGTGGACGTCTCGGAAAAAGGCCAGGAGACCGCCGAGCGCATCCGGGCTGCAGGGGGCCAGGCCCACTTCGTGCAGGCTGACGTCTCTAAGGCCGCCGATGCCGAGCGCATGGTGCAGGAAGCCGAGCAAGCTTTTGGGCGGCTCGACATCCTCTTCAACAACGCCGGCATCTCCCACGCCGACGACGACGACGCCATCCACACCAGCGAGGCGGTGTGGGATCTGACCTTTGCGGTGAACGTGAAGGGGGTCTTTCTGGGCTGCAAGTACGGCATCCCGGCCTTGCGCCGGGCGGGGGGTGGGGTGGTCATCAACACCGCCTCCTTTGTGGCCTTCCTGGGCGCGGCCACGCCCCAACTGGCCTACACCGCTAGCAAAGGGGCGGTGCTCTCCATGACCCGCGAGCTGGCGGTTATCCATGCCCGCGAGAACATCAGGGTCAACGCCCTCTGCCCGGGGCCCTTGCAGACCGAACTCTTGATGAAGTACCTGAACACCCCGGAAAAGCGCCAGCGTCGCCTGGTGCACATCCCCATGGGCCGCTTCGGTCAGGCGAGCGAAATCGCCCAGGCTGCCTTGTTTCTGGCCAGTCCGTCGTCTTCCTTCATGACCGGGGCGGCGTTGCTGGTGGACGGGGGCATCACGGCGGCCTACGTTACCCCGGAGTAG
- a CDS encoding helix-turn-helix domain-containing protein produces the protein MQNQLYPVRLQRKERSSLLHLCKKGTVEVQVYKRAQALLLAHQGLKDREIASQVGLSRTTLVNLRRRFQQERLQCIYDQPRSGRKPRFDGVLRAKITALACSDPPEGYGRWSLRLLADRVVELGWVESIHFDTVGRILKKTNSNPIRSEAGV, from the coding sequence ATGCAAAATCAACTCTACCCAGTGCGGTTGCAAAGGAAAGAACGCAGTAGCCTGCTGCACCTGTGCAAGAAGGGTACCGTGGAGGTACAGGTCTACAAACGGGCCCAGGCCCTGCTGCTGGCCCATCAGGGTCTGAAGGATCGAGAGATCGCTTCGCAAGTAGGCCTTAGCCGCACCACCCTGGTCAACCTGCGGCGGCGTTTTCAGCAAGAACGCCTCCAGTGCATCTACGACCAGCCTCGCTCAGGGCGCAAACCACGCTTTGACGGGGTTCTTCGGGCCAAGATCACCGCCCTGGCCTGCAGCGACCCGCCCGAGGGGTATGGCCGCTGGAGCTTGCGGCTGCTGGCCGATCGGGTGGTGGAGTTGGGCTGGGTGGAGAGTATCCACTTTGATACGGTAGGACGCATCCTCAAAAAAACCAACTCCAACCCCATCAGGTCAGAAGCTGGTGTCTAG
- a CDS encoding AAA domain-containing protein — MEVANDRATRLFKFLRELHDIRNPLPTALDQYSWRYHLDTLPKHPDVAFVGFSGEALDYIFRVARPKLSPPPTPPSLLEGWIEGPLNDPNNQPVRVESRELDVEGEPRIILFAEDSRREKAWQDWLQEWKTWAIAERPNLAAQKVFEDFYALKGQLDREGDRLELVLGDGILSWSHQGKSVYHPLLLQRVQLEFEPDKVKPEFRIVEADSPPELYGAALREFSGDAGAEPDIRKKLEDGSYHPLAPETSEFYIYVVNRLHLSGEFIGNSLPPRDSNRLFIGRVPVLFLRPRSQGFSRVVEGVLEVLPKRIGDLTPLQRVVGVEAGASITGQTSLDATESDLRSWDYEDVLVSKPINREQLLVFKNVRKHTGLVVQGPPGTGKTHTIANLIGQLLAEGKSVLVTAHTSKALRVLRDKVAPELQPLCVSVLDSDQESRRQLEASVAFITEKIGQGAEKLDEESRTLEKARERLLRELAEKRQKLIEALGGEYREVVAAGSGYAPSEAARLVREYEDKGHNWIPGKVHTNGLMPLSNHWC; from the coding sequence ATGGAAGTGGCAAACGACCGTGCTACTCGGCTATTTAAGTTCCTGAGGGAGCTTCACGATATCAGGAACCCGCTCCCCACTGCTTTAGACCAGTATTCCTGGAGATACCATCTCGACACGCTGCCAAAGCACCCCGATGTAGCCTTTGTGGGCTTCTCAGGTGAGGCCCTTGACTACATCTTTCGAGTGGCTCGACCAAAATTATCGCCACCCCCAACGCCTCCTAGTTTACTGGAGGGCTGGATAGAGGGCCCGCTCAATGATCCTAACAACCAGCCTGTTCGAGTTGAATCGCGCGAGCTGGATGTGGAAGGGGAACCCCGAATAATCCTGTTTGCGGAAGATTCACGCCGCGAGAAAGCATGGCAGGATTGGCTTCAGGAGTGGAAAACCTGGGCCATTGCTGAACGCCCCAACCTGGCTGCTCAAAAGGTTTTTGAAGATTTTTACGCCCTAAAAGGTCAGCTTGACCGTGAAGGCGACCGGTTGGAGCTGGTGCTGGGGGACGGAATCCTGAGCTGGAGCCATCAGGGTAAGAGCGTGTACCACCCGCTTTTGTTGCAACGGGTGCAGCTCGAGTTTGAGCCGGATAAAGTCAAACCCGAGTTTCGCATAGTTGAAGCGGATTCACCGCCGGAGTTATACGGAGCCGCACTTAGGGAGTTCAGTGGGGATGCTGGAGCGGAGCCGGATATTAGAAAGAAGCTAGAAGATGGGAGCTATCATCCGCTAGCGCCGGAGACCTCTGAGTTTTATATTTACGTAGTCAATCGCTTACATCTATCTGGGGAGTTTATTGGAAACAGTCTTCCTCCAAGGGATTCCAACAGGCTGTTTATAGGTCGAGTGCCGGTGCTGTTTTTGCGTCCACGCAGCCAGGGGTTCTCGAGAGTTGTTGAAGGGGTACTTGAGGTACTGCCGAAGCGCATAGGCGATCTTACGCCGTTGCAACGGGTGGTAGGGGTAGAGGCGGGTGCGAGCATTACCGGCCAAACCTCTTTGGATGCAACTGAGTCTGATCTCCGAAGCTGGGACTATGAAGATGTATTGGTGAGCAAGCCCATCAACCGTGAGCAACTTTTGGTTTTTAAGAATGTACGCAAACACACGGGCCTTGTAGTGCAGGGTCCACCGGGCACAGGGAAGACCCACACCATCGCCAATCTCATAGGCCAGTTGTTAGCAGAGGGGAAAAGCGTATTGGTTACGGCTCACACCTCCAAAGCCCTTCGGGTGCTGCGCGACAAGGTAGCCCCAGAACTGCAGCCCCTGTGTGTGAGTGTTTTGGACAGCGACCAGGAGAGCCGGCGACAGCTCGAGGCATCGGTTGCCTTCATTACAGAGAAAATAGGCCAGGGTGCTGAGAAGCTCGATGAGGAGTCCCGCACCCTTGAAAAGGCTCGTGAGCGTTTGCTAAGGGAATTGGCGGAAAAACGACAAAAGCTAATCGAAGCCCTGGGTGGGGAGTATCGGGAGGTGGTTGCTGCCGGAAGCGGTTATGCCCCTTCTGAAGCAGCCCGCCTTGTGCGGGAGTATGAAGATAAAGGGCACAACTGGATACCCGGTAAAGTACACACGAACGGCTTGATGCCTTTATCTAATCACTGGTGCTAG
- a CDS encoding transposase encodes MEHLLHLYALPYDPAYPLVCFDERPCFLIGEVLTPLLMEPGQPKRQHYAYQKNGSCSLFMAFEPATGRRWVQVYARRSGREYTRFMQYLQEQFPQAQRIRLVQDNLSTHSPASFYAHLPAEQAFALMERWEWNYTPSRARQL; translated from the coding sequence ATGGAGCACCTGTTGCACCTGTATGCCCTCCCCTATGACCCGGCCTATCCCCTGGTCTGCTTTGACGAACGCCCCTGCTTCCTGATCGGTGAGGTCTTGACCCCCCTCTTGATGGAACCCGGGCAGCCTAAACGGCAGCACTACGCCTACCAGAAGAACGGCAGTTGTAGTCTGTTCATGGCTTTTGAGCCGGCTACCGGGCGGCGCTGGGTTCAGGTCTATGCCCGGCGAAGCGGCCGGGAGTACACCCGGTTCATGCAGTACCTGCAGGAGCAGTTCCCCCAAGCCCAGCGGATCCGCCTGGTGCAGGATAATCTTTCCACCCACAGCCCCGCCTCTTTCTACGCCCATCTGCCGGCAGAGCAAGCCTTCGCCCTGATGGAGCGGTGGGAGTGGAACTACACCCCTTCCAGGGCCAGGCAGCTTTAG